A window of Candidatus Lokiarchaeota archaeon contains these coding sequences:
- a CDS encoding ABC transporter permease subunit → MCNMKRPPENLREIWELEFNQFYSFPVVEGIVAIFLAIAFASTIGIFGSHIGVYIETGPTWNGTAAIEAVSEYRRTVTASAYASSALGFAQILAFLIPLFLASTLAGRFEDGTLQTYLSYPIQRSTLLMVKVSGVIVVLGTIATFASLSMIFLFIPGSKDAFSILLVTSALWAFIILLASGTTLISIATRNGAATAIIGIILWYAAQMVAGSQATPSTVRAVLNPISLASSYVAGGLVVPQITDVYVGIVGAMLIGVLALAASVVLFEKVEI, encoded by the coding sequence ATGTGTAATATGAAGCGACCACCTGAAAACCTGCGAGAAATCTGGGAGCTGGAGTTCAACCAGTTCTATTCGTTTCCGGTTGTTGAAGGAATAGTTGCGATTTTCCTCGCTATTGCATTTGCCAGTACCATTGGAATATTTGGAAGCCATATTGGGGTGTATATCGAAACTGGGCCAACATGGAATGGTACGGCAGCAATTGAAGCTGTTTCCGAATATAGACGGACGGTTACGGCATCAGCGTATGCATCATCAGCCCTTGGATTCGCCCAGATCCTAGCTTTCCTTATCCCGCTGTTCCTAGCATCCACTCTGGCAGGACGTTTTGAAGATGGGACGCTGCAAACATATTTGTCCTATCCCATTCAACGTTCCACCCTATTGATGGTCAAGGTCTCCGGGGTCATTGTTGTGCTAGGAACAATTGCAACGTTCGCTTCGCTTTCGATGATATTCCTGTTCATTCCTGGCAGCAAAGATGCCTTTTCCATATTGCTTGTAACATCTGCACTATGGGCGTTTATCATACTCCTTGCGTCAGGAACCACGCTGATATCAATCGCGACCAGAAATGGTGCGGCCACTGCAATCATAGGAATTATCCTCTGGTACGCCGCACAAATGGTCGCTGGTTCGCAGGCCACACCAAGCACAGTACGGGCTGTCCTCAACCCAATATCCCTAGCGAGCAGCTATGTCGCAGGAGGGCTCGTAGTACCACAGATTACAGACGTGTACGTCGGCATAGTCGGCGCGATGCTTATTGGCG